A region from the Halobellus litoreus genome encodes:
- a CDS encoding GNAT family N-acetyltransferase: MEGTIREARPADVPILEVVRRQALERDLAGEYDRSEFAGLIARSDAPLSAWIDAPDSEYLVSLVETDVTVVCYGVYDRSDAAVRGLYTAPEYRRLGCASALLDRFESTARGDGVATIEATVPRPAADFFVSRGFETRGSREWRGLSGVKLSKRIE, from the coding sequence ATGGAGGGTACGATACGGGAGGCGCGACCGGCGGACGTCCCGATCCTCGAGGTCGTCCGTCGACAGGCTCTGGAGCGCGATCTCGCGGGGGAGTACGATCGGTCCGAGTTCGCCGGGCTGATCGCACGGTCCGACGCACCGCTTTCGGCGTGGATCGACGCCCCCGACTCGGAGTACCTCGTCTCCCTCGTCGAGACCGACGTGACGGTCGTCTGTTACGGGGTGTACGACCGGAGCGACGCGGCGGTTCGCGGACTCTACACGGCACCCGAGTATCGGCGGCTCGGGTGTGCGAGCGCGCTGCTCGATCGGTTCGAATCGACCGCTCGCGGTGACGGCGTCGCGACGATCGAAGCGACCGTCCCGCGGCCCGCCGCGGATTTCTTCGTCTCCCGCGGGTTCGAGACGCGCGGGTCCCGGGAGTGGCGGGGTCTCTCCGGCGTGAAACTGAGCAAACGCATCGAGTAG
- the gltB gene encoding glutamate synthase large subunit, protein MTGGKRQRRRVAPTDHRSNCGVGVLMNLDGDRTHELVEDGFELLTNLDHRGARGAEEQTGDGAGMLLQKPHAFFDATVDDLPGFDGYAVGQAFFPRDERARAEVRDVVADVAADEGFEVLAWRDVPTDESDLGASARETEPAVVQFFVAPSDDRDPTPTDLDSSTYVLRRAIETAVDDRAPRGADRFYVCSLDRRTVVYKGLLTNAQLRTYYPDLGDERVRSSLVFVHARFSTNTLGSWELAHPFRNIVHNGEFNTLRGNLNWMRAREATLAPPGEAGGPDGSTIERTLTESDLETLTPVTHADQSDTAVVDNVLELLTEGGREMTHALRMLIPEAWERNDRLPSEREAWYRYHSTINEPWDGPALVVCTDGTGVAAVLDRNGLRPCRYHVTADDRLVMASETGVLDTDPAHIVEKDRLKPGQMFYADPERGIVSDEALFDDLTDDRYGEWLDANRVELGEVDDADPPVYDGPEEDLLPYQRTFGYTLEHLERLVEPMAEEGKDPVGAMGNDTPLSVLSSRNKTLFTYFKQLFAQVSNPPIDYIREEVVTSLEHHVGRQRNLLDETPEHCRQLALETPVLTREQGGKIRTVDRNGIRSATVDLTYDRKETDLESAVEDVREAAADAIADGAEVLVLSDRRTGPDRVPVPSLLAVGGVHHHLVREGIRHRAGLVVETGQPCAVHHFCTLVGYGADAVVPYLAYASIESLVREGSIDADVDDALAAYRHAVEDGIQKVMSKIGISTLESYKGAQIFEAVGLDSDFVEEYFEGTVARTEGVGVAEIERDLLERHDLGFDATVAGNAGLDRGGELYWRRDGEFHQWNPNTIGKLQFAAQQDDYDAYRKFAAMINEQHEQLQTLRGLLNFDTDARESVPLEEVEPVSDVVERFFTASMSFGSLSKEAHETLAVAMNRLGGVACSGEGGEPAERFGTERECANKQVASGRFGVTAEYLANADHLGIKMAQGSKPGEGGHLPGEKVAGKIAETRNTTPGVPLISPPPHHDIYSIEDLAQLVHDLKCSNPDADVHVKLVSEAGIGVISAGVAKAKADAVLISGASGGTGASPKTSIKSAGLPWELGVAETNQVLLNNGLRSRIRVRVDGGLKTGRDVAVAALLGAEAYGFGTAPLVTCGCIMLRKCHCNTCSVGVATQDPDLREKYPGKPEYVMNYLTHVAREVREIMAELGVRSIEEMIGRVDLLEQQSIDHPRAKDVDLEAVLQFPDAADDRRKTREQNHDLDGKRDHELIEAAAPAIRNRESVRIETSITNEDRTFGTLLSNEITERYGAEGLPDDTITIDLEGSAGQSFAAFLTAGVTMELTGDVNDYCGKGLSGGKLVVETPPDAGYDADENVIVGNVALYGATDGEAYVNGRAGERFAVRNSGAKTVVEGVGDHGCEYMTGGVAVVLGSTGKNFGAGMSGGEAYVLDESGDFERRVNTDMVHLESLDERDRRMVRGLLENHYHYTDSARARELLDDWDDAVDAFVKVMPDAFARAVEEQLAEGRDPRADVPEPVYEERKPARGDD, encoded by the coding sequence GTGACCGGGGGAAAGCGTCAGCGTCGGAGAGTCGCCCCCACCGACCACCGATCGAACTGTGGCGTCGGCGTCCTGATGAACCTGGACGGTGACCGGACGCACGAACTCGTCGAGGACGGGTTCGAGCTGTTGACGAATCTGGACCACCGGGGCGCACGCGGCGCGGAGGAGCAAACGGGCGACGGTGCCGGAATGCTTCTGCAGAAGCCGCACGCCTTCTTCGACGCGACGGTCGACGATCTGCCGGGATTCGACGGGTACGCCGTCGGCCAGGCGTTCTTCCCGAGAGACGAGCGAGCGCGTGCGGAGGTCCGCGACGTCGTCGCGGACGTGGCGGCCGACGAGGGGTTCGAGGTCCTCGCGTGGCGCGACGTACCGACGGACGAGTCCGATCTCGGCGCCTCGGCCCGGGAGACCGAGCCGGCGGTCGTGCAGTTCTTCGTCGCGCCGTCGGACGACCGAGACCCCACGCCGACGGACTTGGATTCGTCGACCTACGTGCTCCGCCGGGCCATCGAAACCGCCGTCGACGACCGCGCTCCCCGGGGTGCCGACCGATTCTACGTCTGTTCGCTCGATCGACGAACAGTCGTGTACAAGGGGCTGTTGACGAACGCGCAGCTCCGAACGTACTACCCGGACCTCGGCGACGAGCGAGTCCGGTCGAGTCTCGTCTTCGTCCACGCTCGGTTCTCGACGAACACGCTGGGCTCCTGGGAACTCGCTCACCCGTTCCGGAACATCGTCCACAACGGCGAGTTCAACACGCTCCGCGGGAATCTCAACTGGATGCGTGCCCGGGAGGCGACGCTCGCGCCGCCGGGCGAGGCCGGAGGCCCCGACGGGTCGACGATCGAGCGGACGTTGACCGAGTCGGACCTCGAGACGCTCACGCCCGTGACGCACGCGGACCAGAGCGACACCGCCGTCGTCGACAACGTCCTCGAACTGCTCACCGAGGGCGGGCGCGAGATGACCCACGCGCTCCGGATGCTCATTCCCGAAGCGTGGGAGCGGAACGACCGGCTCCCGTCGGAACGGGAGGCGTGGTACCGTTACCACTCGACGATCAACGAACCGTGGGACGGCCCGGCGCTCGTCGTCTGTACCGACGGGACGGGCGTCGCCGCCGTGCTCGACCGGAACGGGCTGCGGCCCTGCCGGTACCACGTCACCGCGGACGACAGGCTCGTGATGGCCAGCGAGACCGGCGTCCTGGACACGGATCCGGCACATATCGTCGAGAAGGACCGGCTCAAACCGGGACAGATGTTCTACGCCGACCCCGAGCGCGGTATCGTCTCCGACGAGGCGCTGTTCGACGACCTGACCGACGACCGGTACGGCGAGTGGCTCGACGCCAACCGGGTCGAACTCGGCGAGGTGGACGACGCCGACCCGCCAGTCTACGATGGCCCCGAGGAGGACCTGCTCCCGTACCAGCGGACCTTCGGGTACACGCTCGAACACCTCGAACGGCTCGTGGAGCCGATGGCCGAAGAGGGGAAAGACCCGGTCGGCGCGATGGGCAACGACACGCCGCTGTCGGTCCTGTCGAGCCGGAACAAGACGCTCTTCACCTACTTCAAACAGCTGTTCGCACAGGTGTCGAACCCGCCGATCGACTACATCCGCGAGGAGGTGGTCACGTCGCTCGAGCACCACGTCGGCCGCCAGCGGAACCTGCTCGACGAGACCCCCGAGCACTGCCGGCAACTGGCGTTGGAGACGCCGGTGCTCACCCGCGAACAGGGGGGCAAAATCCGGACCGTCGACCGCAACGGGATCCGGTCCGCGACGGTCGACCTCACCTACGACAGGAAGGAGACCGATCTGGAATCGGCCGTCGAGGACGTTCGCGAGGCGGCCGCCGACGCGATCGCGGACGGCGCAGAGGTGCTCGTGCTCTCGGACCGACGGACGGGGCCGGATCGGGTTCCTGTCCCGTCGTTGCTGGCGGTCGGCGGCGTCCACCACCACCTCGTTCGCGAGGGGATCCGCCACCGCGCCGGCCTCGTCGTCGAGACCGGCCAGCCCTGCGCGGTCCATCACTTCTGCACGCTCGTCGGGTACGGGGCGGACGCGGTCGTCCCGTATCTCGCCTACGCGAGCATCGAGTCGCTCGTTCGCGAGGGATCGATCGACGCCGACGTCGACGACGCGCTCGCCGCCTACCGTCACGCCGTCGAGGACGGCATCCAGAAGGTGATGTCGAAGATCGGCATCTCGACGCTCGAATCCTACAAGGGGGCCCAGATATTCGAGGCGGTCGGGCTCGACTCGGACTTCGTCGAAGAGTACTTCGAGGGGACCGTCGCCAGGACCGAGGGCGTCGGCGTCGCGGAGATAGAGCGTGACCTGCTCGAACGGCACGACCTCGGGTTCGACGCGACCGTCGCGGGGAACGCCGGCCTCGATCGGGGCGGCGAACTCTACTGGCGACGGGACGGCGAGTTCCACCAGTGGAACCCCAACACGATCGGCAAACTCCAGTTCGCGGCCCAGCAGGACGACTACGACGCCTATCGGAAGTTCGCGGCGATGATCAACGAGCAGCACGAGCAACTGCAGACGCTCCGGGGGCTCCTCAACTTCGATACGGACGCACGGGAGTCGGTGCCGCTGGAGGAGGTCGAACCCGTCTCCGACGTCGTCGAGCGCTTCTTCACCGCGTCGATGTCGTTCGGCTCGCTCTCGAAGGAGGCTCACGAGACGCTCGCCGTGGCGATGAACCGGCTCGGCGGGGTGGCCTGCTCCGGCGAGGGCGGCGAACCGGCCGAGCGCTTCGGCACCGAGCGGGAGTGCGCGAACAAGCAGGTGGCCTCCGGGCGCTTCGGCGTCACGGCCGAGTACCTCGCCAACGCCGACCACCTCGGCATCAAGATGGCGCAGGGCTCGAAACCCGGCGAGGGCGGGCACCTCCCCGGCGAGAAGGTCGCCGGGAAGATCGCGGAGACCCGGAACACGACGCCGGGCGTCCCGCTCATCTCGCCGCCGCCCCACCACGACATCTACTCCATCGAGGACCTCGCGCAGCTCGTCCACGACCTCAAGTGCTCGAACCCCGACGCGGACGTCCACGTCAAACTCGTGTCCGAGGCGGGCATCGGCGTCATCTCCGCCGGCGTCGCGAAGGCCAAGGCCGACGCCGTGCTGATCAGCGGGGCATCCGGCGGGACGGGCGCGTCGCCGAAGACCTCGATCAAGTCCGCGGGGCTCCCGTGGGAACTCGGCGTCGCCGAGACGAACCAGGTCCTCCTGAACAACGGGCTCCGCTCGCGGATCCGGGTGCGGGTCGACGGGGGGCTGAAGACCGGTCGCGACGTCGCCGTCGCCGCGCTTCTCGGGGCGGAAGCCTACGGATTCGGCACGGCGCCGCTTGTCACCTGCGGGTGCATCATGCTCCGGAAGTGCCACTGCAACACGTGTTCGGTCGGCGTCGCCACGCAGGACCCAGACCTCCGGGAGAAGTACCCCGGGAAGCCGGAGTACGTGATGAACTACCTGACCCACGTCGCCCGCGAGGTGCGCGAAATTATGGCCGAGCTCGGGGTCCGGTCGATCGAGGAGATGATCGGACGCGTCGACCTGCTCGAACAGCAGTCGATCGATCACCCCCGCGCCAAGGACGTCGACCTCGAAGCAGTGCTCCAGTTCCCCGATGCGGCGGACGACCGACGGAAGACGAGAGAGCAGAACCACGACCTCGACGGGAAGCGGGACCACGAACTCATCGAGGCGGCCGCCCCCGCGATCAGGAACCGCGAGTCGGTGCGGATCGAGACGTCGATCACGAACGAGGACCGGACGTTCGGCACGCTGCTCTCGAACGAGATCACCGAGCGATACGGCGCGGAGGGGCTCCCCGACGATACGATCACGATCGATCTTGAAGGGTCGGCCGGGCAGAGCTTCGCGGCCTTTCTCACCGCCGGCGTCACGATGGAACTGACCGGCGACGTCAACGACTACTGCGGGAAGGGGCTCTCCGGCGGCAAACTCGTCGTCGAGACGCCGCCCGACGCCGGCTACGACGCCGACGAGAACGTCATCGTCGGGAACGTCGCGCTCTACGGCGCGACCGACGGCGAAGCCTACGTCAACGGCCGGGCCGGCGAGCGCTTCGCGGTGCGCAACTCCGGGGCGAAGACGGTCGTCGAGGGGGTCGGGGATCACGGCTGCGAGTATATGACCGGGGGCGTCGCGGTCGTCCTCGGGAGCACCGGAAAGAACTTCGGGGCGGGGATGTCCGGCGGCGAGGCGTACGTCCTCGACGAGTCGGGCGACTTCGAGCGCCGCGTCAACACCGATATGGTTCACCTCGAATCCCTCGACGAGCGCGACAGGCGGATGGTCAGAGGCCTCCTCGAGAACCACTATCACTACACGGACTCCGCACGAGCGAGGGAACTCCTCGACGACTGGGACGACGCCGTCGACGCGTTCGTGAAAGTGATGCCCGACGCCTTCGCGAGGGCCGTCGAGGAGCAGTTGGCCGAGGGGCGCGATCCACGGGCGGACGTGCCGGAACCGGTGTACGAAGAGCGGAAGCCGGCGCGGGGTGACGACTGA
- a CDS encoding succinate dehydrogenase/fumarate reductase iron-sulfur subunit, giving the protein MSTQLPDQTEDESSAGEAEPTSAAQERRMAKKRERAAERDEQRQAEEAEAALADEETYHLKVFRYDPEIEGKKEPRFDDFHVPYHKGMTVLDALMYARDTYDSSLTFRHSCRQAVCGSDAMFVNGSQRLCCKTQLSDLDEPVRIEPLPHAEVVKDLVVDMEHFYDQMEAVEPYFQTNDLPDGELEEQRQSRENREKVKMSTRCIWCGACMSSCNIAAGDNEYLGPAAINKAYRFTMDEREGEDMKQQRLEILEQEHGVWRCQTQFSCTDVCPKDIPLTEHIQELKREAVKNNLKFW; this is encoded by the coding sequence ATGAGCACGCAACTGCCAGACCAGACCGAGGATGAATCGTCCGCCGGCGAGGCCGAACCGACGTCCGCCGCCCAAGAGCGCCGGATGGCGAAGAAACGCGAGCGCGCCGCGGAGCGAGACGAACAGCGACAGGCCGAGGAGGCCGAAGCGGCCCTCGCCGACGAGGAGACGTACCACCTGAAGGTGTTCCGGTACGACCCCGAGATCGAGGGGAAAAAGGAGCCACGCTTCGACGACTTCCACGTCCCCTACCACAAGGGGATGACCGTCCTCGACGCCCTGATGTACGCCCGCGACACGTACGATTCGAGCCTCACCTTCCGACACTCCTGCCGGCAGGCGGTCTGCGGCTCGGACGCGATGTTCGTCAACGGGAGCCAGCGGCTCTGCTGTAAGACGCAGCTATCGGACCTCGATGAACCGGTCCGCATCGAGCCGCTCCCCCACGCCGAGGTCGTCAAGGACCTGGTCGTGGATATGGAGCACTTCTACGACCAGATGGAGGCCGTCGAGCCGTACTTCCAGACCAACGACTTACCCGACGGCGAACTCGAAGAACAACGTCAGTCCAGGGAGAACCGCGAGAAGGTGAAGATGTCGACGCGCTGTATCTGGTGCGGCGCGTGTATGTCCTCCTGTAACATCGCCGCGGGCGACAACGAATATCTCGGTCCGGCGGCCATCAACAAGGCGTACCGCTTCACGATGGACGAGCGCGAGGGCGAGGACATGAAACAACAGCGCCTCGAGATCCTCGAACAGGAACACGGCGTCTGGCGGTGTCAGACGCAGTTCTCCTGTACGGACGTCTGTCCGAAGGACATCCCGCTCACGGAGCACAT
- a CDS encoding succinylglutamate desuccinylase/aspartoacylase family protein — protein sequence MSTDGTFTYNGGKVDPGERQNLRYGISETYLGDPVRIPVTIINGERSGPTVFLSAAAHGDELNGIEVVREVAFEWDLSNLAGTLVCLPVMNVPGFLAQQRYLPIYDRDLNRSFPGREDSTSAKRMAARIFDNFVAPCDFGLDFHTSTRGRTNMLHVRADMSDEAVERLARAFGSNVIIDSEGSDGILRTEATRVGIPTVTVEMGEAHRFQRGLIDDALDGVESVFAEYELLDTSAVRWPGWRTVIDDANEKTWIRADAGGIVDMHHERGSLVREGERICTLTNPFKDDNVAVQAPFTGLLVGVLENPVVYPGNPLCHLVELEPDVRRVVEREQTAAIEPKTE from the coding sequence ATGAGCACCGACGGGACCTTCACGTACAACGGTGGGAAGGTCGACCCCGGAGAGCGGCAGAACCTCCGGTACGGTATCAGCGAGACGTATCTCGGCGATCCGGTCCGGATTCCGGTCACCATCATCAACGGCGAGCGGTCGGGGCCGACGGTGTTCCTCTCGGCGGCGGCGCACGGCGACGAACTCAACGGCATCGAGGTCGTCCGCGAGGTCGCCTTCGAGTGGGACCTCTCGAACCTCGCCGGGACGCTCGTCTGTCTTCCGGTGATGAACGTGCCCGGGTTCCTGGCCCAGCAGCGGTACCTCCCGATATACGACCGCGACCTGAACCGCTCGTTCCCCGGTCGGGAGGACTCGACGAGCGCAAAGCGGATGGCCGCTCGCATCTTCGACAACTTCGTCGCCCCGTGCGACTTCGGCCTCGACTTCCACACCTCGACGCGCGGCCGGACGAATATGCTCCACGTCCGCGCGGATATGTCCGACGAGGCGGTCGAACGACTGGCCCGAGCCTTCGGCTCCAACGTCATCATCGACAGCGAGGGCAGCGACGGCATCCTCCGGACGGAGGCCACGCGTGTCGGCATCCCGACGGTGACCGTCGAGATGGGCGAAGCACACCGCTTCCAGCGCGGCCTCATCGACGACGCGCTCGACGGCGTCGAGAGCGTCTTCGCGGAGTACGAACTGCTGGACACGTCGGCCGTCCGCTGGCCCGGGTGGCGAACCGTCATCGACGACGCGAACGAGAAGACGTGGATCCGGGCCGACGCCGGCGGCATCGTCGATATGCACCACGAACGCGGCTCGCTCGTCCGGGAGGGCGAGCGGATCTGCACGCTCACGAACCCGTTCAAGGACGACAACGTCGCGGTCCAGGCTCCCTTCACGGGCCTGCTCGTCGGCGTCCTCGAGAACCCGGTCGTCTACCCCGGCAATCCCCTGTGTCACCTCGTCGAACTCGAACCCGACGTCCGTCGGGTCGTCGAGCGCGAACAGACGGCCGCCATCGAACCGAAGACCGAGTAG
- the sdhC gene encoding succinate dehydrogenase, cytochrome b556 subunit, with amino-acid sequence MSQSYNRGLIEDFGRWREFSAGMWAWVFHKFTGWVLVGYLFTHIAVLSTALQSPDAYTTTIQSLESLLIVRILEVGLLSVAVFHILNGLRLLFVDLGVGLEAQDKSFYASLLLTGAIAVASVPTFLAGVFG; translated from the coding sequence ATGAGTCAGTCTTACAATCGGGGCCTCATCGAGGACTTCGGCCGCTGGCGGGAGTTCTCAGCCGGGATGTGGGCCTGGGTGTTCCACAAGTTTACCGGATGGGTGCTCGTGGGGTATCTCTTCACCCACATCGCCGTCCTCTCGACGGCACTGCAGAGCCCGGACGCGTACACGACGACGATCCAGTCCCTGGAGAGTCTGCTGATCGTGCGCATCCTCGAGGTCGGGTTGCTATCGGTGGCGGTCTTCCACATTCTCAACGGCCTTCGGCTGCTGTTCGTGGACCTCGGCGTCGGACTCGAAGCACAGGACAAGAGCTTCTACGCGTCGCTGCTGCTGACGGGAGCCATCGCCGTCGCGAGCGTCCCGACGTTCCTCGCGGGGGTGTTCGGCTGA
- a CDS encoding RimK/LysX family protein: MSTDGDPVRVGVLSLHNSKETKAILNAVDDLGHEGIWLRRENTAISVEDGDVAIEPEVDIVANRLLLSNTEEPAELLGLATTFERIRPMLNEPASVLTAIHKFATAATLANWNIKVPDALLALSNERLNKGRDRFGEVGVYKSAIGTHGGGTWKVDLTEPVNPKVGSRQAFLQDLIDRDENEHRDLRVYVVDGEVIGAMYRYAPEGEWRTNVALGGDVVDATENMPKEARETALYAAEVMGLDYVGVDLIEGDDGWFVLEVNPTAGFRGLHKATGRSPAPYIAKLAIEQSGGEVDDERVEELSATLDDSRPAGMPRVNSGPVGDRPTIGYIEEVVVSGTSGSTQAKAKSDTGATRTSIDTSLAAEIGAGPIKSMTRVRSGSVKSGKARPVVDLVIGIGGTQHTVTASVEDRSHMDYPLLLGRDILQHYQVDVNRRSDSGGPDDDEREEEYLE, encoded by the coding sequence ATGTCTACTGACGGAGATCCGGTGCGGGTTGGCGTCCTTTCACTACACAACAGCAAGGAGACGAAGGCGATCCTGAACGCGGTCGACGACCTCGGTCACGAGGGAATCTGGTTACGGCGCGAGAACACCGCGATCAGCGTCGAGGACGGCGACGTCGCGATCGAACCCGAGGTAGACATCGTCGCGAACCGACTGCTGCTCTCGAACACCGAAGAGCCGGCGGAACTCCTGGGCCTGGCGACGACGTTCGAGCGGATCCGACCGATGCTGAACGAGCCCGCGTCGGTCCTCACCGCGATCCACAAGTTCGCCACGGCGGCGACCCTCGCGAACTGGAACATCAAGGTGCCCGACGCGCTGCTCGCGCTCTCGAACGAGCGGCTGAACAAGGGCCGCGATCGCTTCGGCGAGGTCGGCGTCTACAAGTCCGCGATCGGCACCCACGGCGGCGGGACGTGGAAAGTGGACCTCACCGAACCGGTGAACCCGAAAGTCGGGAGCCGGCAGGCGTTCCTCCAGGACCTCATCGACCGCGACGAGAACGAACACCGCGACCTCCGCGTGTACGTCGTCGACGGGGAAGTCATCGGCGCGATGTACCGCTACGCGCCCGAGGGCGAGTGGCGGACCAACGTCGCGCTCGGCGGCGACGTCGTCGACGCGACGGAGAATATGCCGAAAGAGGCCAGGGAGACCGCGCTGTACGCGGCGGAAGTGATGGGACTGGACTACGTCGGCGTCGACCTCATCGAGGGCGACGACGGCTGGTTCGTCCTCGAAGTCAACCCGACCGCCGGGTTCAGAGGCCTGCACAAGGCGACCGGCCGCAGCCCCGCGCCGTACATCGCCAAGCTCGCGATCGAGCAGAGCGGCGGCGAGGTCGACGACGAGCGCGTCGAGGAGCTGTCGGCGACGCTCGACGACTCCCGGCCGGCGGGGATGCCCCGCGTGAACTCGGGGCCGGTGGGGGATCGGCCGACGATCGGCTACATCGAGGAGGTCGTGGTCTCGGGGACCAGCGGGTCGACGCAGGCGAAGGCAAAGTCAGACACCGGCGCGACCCGGACGAGCATCGATACCTCGCTGGCCGCCGAGATCGGCGCCGGCCCGATCAAGAGCATGACGCGCGTTCGCTCTGGCTCGGTGAAGTCCGGAAAGGCCCGGCCGGTCGTCGACCTCGTCATCGGGATCGGCGGCACGCAGCATACCGTCACCGCGAGCGTCGAGGACCGCTCGCACATGGACTATCCGCTGCTCCTGGGCCGCGACATCCTCCAGCACTACCAGGTCGACGTGAACCGACGATCCGACTCGGGTGGCCCCGACGACGACGAGCGCGAAGAGGAGTACCTGGAGTAA
- a CDS encoding glutamate synthase subunit beta encodes MTERHPGGYRRHDRDDIGKRDPDERRDDDDEIWSPEWDPETLTAQGERCMDCGVATCMGGCPIGNVVPDWNDLVHREEWERALERLHATNNFPEFTGYTCPAPCEDACVLAYNDDPVAIKSIERAIADVGWEEGFIEPDPPETRTGFEVAIVGSGPAGLAAAQQLNRVGHHVTVFERDDEIGGLMTYGIPEFKFAKARVDRRVEQLDAEGIAFETNAEVGEDVPAERLLEFDAACLAVGAQRHRDPGVEGRNLGGVHDAMPYLKQANRRATGKSVAGETIDAAGKNVVVLGGGDTGADCVATAHRQGAEQVVQIGINAKPPADRPLDNPWPEQPKTYEKTYAQEEGATEEFGVDTTAFVDDDGDGRVDRLDAERVVWEHDEAGNRIDKHVVDPALEIPADLALVAVGFEGPEVTPFGDLGLELADDGTLRTDDRMMTAVDGVFAAGDANVGASLVVWAIGEGRDVARSIDTYLTGDSRLPPSIRTDNPPLVDP; translated from the coding sequence ATGACCGAGCGGCACCCGGGCGGCTACCGGCGTCACGACCGCGACGACATCGGCAAGCGCGACCCCGACGAGCGGCGCGACGACGACGACGAGATCTGGTCGCCGGAGTGGGACCCCGAGACACTCACAGCACAGGGCGAGCGCTGTATGGACTGTGGCGTCGCCACCTGTATGGGAGGGTGTCCGATCGGAAACGTCGTCCCCGACTGGAACGACCTCGTTCACCGCGAGGAGTGGGAGCGAGCGCTCGAACGGCTTCACGCCACCAACAACTTCCCGGAGTTCACCGGCTACACCTGCCCCGCCCCCTGCGAGGACGCCTGCGTGCTCGCGTACAACGACGACCCGGTGGCGATCAAGTCGATCGAGCGCGCGATCGCCGACGTGGGGTGGGAGGAGGGGTTCATCGAACCCGACCCGCCCGAGACGCGCACCGGCTTCGAGGTCGCCATCGTGGGGTCCGGTCCGGCCGGGCTCGCCGCCGCCCAGCAACTCAACCGTGTGGGCCACCACGTCACCGTCTTCGAGCGCGACGACGAGATCGGCGGCCTGATGACGTACGGCATCCCCGAGTTCAAATTCGCGAAGGCGCGGGTCGACCGACGCGTCGAGCAGCTCGACGCGGAGGGAATCGCCTTCGAAACGAACGCCGAGGTCGGCGAAGACGTGCCCGCGGAGCGGTTGCTCGAATTCGATGCCGCCTGTCTCGCCGTCGGCGCGCAGCGACACCGCGACCCCGGCGTCGAGGGGCGGAACCTCGGCGGCGTTCACGACGCGATGCCGTATCTGAAGCAGGCGAACCGCCGCGCGACGGGGAAGTCGGTCGCCGGTGAGACGATCGACGCGGCGGGGAAGAACGTCGTCGTCCTCGGCGGCGGGGACACGGGCGCCGACTGCGTCGCGACGGCACACCGGCAGGGCGCCGAGCAGGTCGTGCAGATCGGGATCAACGCGAAACCCCCCGCGGACCGCCCGCTGGACAACCCCTGGCCCGAACAGCCGAAGACCTACGAGAAGACGTACGCCCAGGAGGAGGGGGCGACCGAGGAGTTCGGCGTCGACACCACCGCCTTCGTCGACGACGACGGCGACGGCCGGGTCGACCGACTCGACGCCGAGCGCGTCGTCTGGGAGCACGACGAGGCGGGGAACCGAATCGACAAGCACGTCGTGGATCCGGCTCTCGAAATCCCCGCGGACCTCGCGCTCGTCGCCGTCGGGTTCGAGGGTCCGGAAGTCACCCCCTTCGGAGACCTCGGACTCGAACTCGCCGACGACGGGACCCTTCGTACGGACGACCGGATGATGACCGCCGTCGACGGCGTCTTCGCCGCCGGCGACGCCAACGTCGGCGCCTCGCTCGTCGTGTGGGCGATCGGCGAGGGACGCGACGTCGCCCGATCGATCGACACGTACCTCACCGGCGACTCGAGGCTGCCGCCCAGCATCCGAACGGACAATCCGCCGCTCGTCGACCCGTAG
- a CDS encoding succinate dehydrogenase: MAERYSSFEAGGRRWLWQRITAAFLVVVLAFHFFLLHFVNHADEVTFAMSQARMEELTYFSLMILFLLTATFHGVNGVYNALINQGLTGTRKTAVKLVLVVASAVVIVQGVRTALAWAGGVPL; the protein is encoded by the coding sequence ATGGCCGAGCGCTACTCTTCCTTCGAGGCCGGCGGCCGCCGTTGGCTCTGGCAGCGCATCACGGCCGCGTTCTTGGTGGTCGTGCTCGCGTTCCACTTCTTCCTCCTGCACTTCGTGAACCACGCCGACGAAGTCACTTTCGCGATGTCGCAGGCGCGGATGGAGGAGCTAACGTACTTCTCGCTGATGATCCTCTTTCTGCTGACCGCGACGTTCCACGGCGTCAACGGCGTCTACAACGCCCTCATCAACCAGGGCCTCACCGGGACGCGGAAGACGGCCGTGAAACTGGTCCTCGTCGTCGCCAGCGCCGTCGTGATCGTCCAGGGCGTCAGAACCGCACTCGCGTGGGCCGGAGGCGTCCCACTCTGA